Proteins from one Planctomyces sp. SH-PL62 genomic window:
- a CDS encoding TolC family protein, which translates to MKSHERVLSLVVSMALAFGLAGCLHRPTTYERPDLIARVNGENLPRGTDRRSASSDGSIVRASAEEATKDAEGREPIPDAGPGVAAEARSAAGIEAGGEKPKEGEAEAEALAEPLTLERARELAMRYSPILRGSVAAVDSSLGDLEVVQSGFKPTFLGNYAYQAFTSDVGFVGDRGRFPVLPVRGFGPGMQNFHISEVQMKWSIYQFGRLLSKERQARFKTEVAKLEADRSQQTVGYEVARTYFQVLEAESTRRIADRAVDRAEAYRREAGDLLRRGAITREQLLRVDADLAGARQLQSDAKSEEEVAVAALNQTMGIKVDAPTRVAERRAAPRLEMELKDALELSVASRPEIPVVLRGIAIAQEGVSFARAEFLPIVSIQAGYSNVTGTGIQNANVGAGGIFLTQELYAGGKRRGQLRSAEAGVRSAEAQAQQVCDLIAFEVNAAYRYLEDAHARIEAARAVYLQAVENQRLVASRYEAGDATPAEVVEARASETKSEQTFNAAFYQYQRALARLEYAVGGPLPVSAEPIPAAAPVETGPDRAPAPPPASRRSAPAPAAASPASPTRPRSPCRRPSRPPRPPRRRAPRAAPSPPASPACSGRRRRSPGRPTSRTRPTGPGPEPEGGAGRAHPRRGPGAWGGRGSRSQARTSAPSITRAIIWSTD; encoded by the coding sequence ATGAAATCCCATGAACGCGTACTGTCTCTGGTCGTGAGCATGGCGCTCGCCTTCGGCCTCGCAGGATGCTTGCATCGGCCGACGACGTATGAACGCCCCGACCTGATCGCGCGGGTCAACGGCGAGAACCTCCCCCGCGGGACGGATCGCCGGTCGGCCTCGTCGGACGGCTCGATCGTGCGCGCATCGGCCGAGGAGGCGACGAAGGACGCCGAGGGCCGCGAGCCGATCCCCGACGCCGGGCCGGGGGTCGCGGCCGAGGCGCGCTCGGCCGCCGGGATCGAGGCTGGCGGGGAGAAGCCGAAGGAAGGCGAGGCCGAGGCCGAGGCCCTCGCCGAGCCCCTGACGCTGGAACGGGCCCGCGAGCTGGCGATGCGGTACAGCCCGATCCTGCGGGGGTCGGTCGCGGCCGTCGATTCGTCGCTCGGCGACCTGGAGGTCGTCCAGTCCGGGTTCAAGCCGACGTTCCTGGGAAATTACGCCTACCAGGCCTTCACATCGGACGTGGGGTTCGTCGGCGACCGGGGACGGTTCCCGGTGCTGCCGGTGCGGGGCTTCGGCCCCGGCATGCAAAACTTCCACATCTCCGAAGTCCAGATGAAGTGGTCGATCTACCAGTTCGGCCGCCTGCTCTCGAAGGAGCGCCAGGCCCGGTTCAAGACCGAGGTCGCCAAGCTGGAGGCCGATCGGTCGCAACAGACCGTCGGCTACGAGGTGGCGCGGACCTACTTCCAAGTGCTCGAAGCCGAGTCGACGCGGCGGATCGCCGACCGGGCCGTGGATCGCGCCGAGGCCTACCGCCGCGAGGCCGGCGACCTGCTGCGCCGGGGCGCGATCACCCGCGAGCAACTCTTGCGGGTCGACGCCGACCTGGCGGGCGCGCGGCAGCTCCAGTCCGACGCCAAGAGCGAGGAGGAGGTGGCCGTCGCCGCGCTGAACCAGACGATGGGGATCAAGGTCGACGCCCCGACCCGCGTCGCCGAGCGGCGGGCGGCCCCCCGCCTGGAGATGGAGCTGAAGGACGCGCTGGAGTTGTCGGTGGCAAGCCGCCCGGAGATCCCGGTCGTCCTGCGAGGCATCGCCATCGCCCAGGAAGGTGTCTCGTTCGCCCGCGCCGAGTTCCTGCCGATCGTCTCGATCCAGGCCGGGTACTCGAACGTGACGGGGACGGGGATCCAGAACGCCAACGTCGGGGCCGGCGGCATCTTCCTGACGCAGGAGCTCTACGCCGGCGGCAAGCGTCGCGGCCAGCTCCGCTCGGCGGAGGCCGGCGTGCGCTCGGCCGAGGCCCAGGCGCAGCAGGTCTGCGACCTGATCGCCTTCGAGGTCAACGCCGCCTACCGCTACCTCGAGGACGCCCACGCCCGGATCGAGGCGGCCCGCGCGGTCTACCTGCAGGCGGTCGAGAACCAGCGGCTGGTCGCCAGCCGGTACGAGGCCGGCGACGCCACCCCCGCCGAGGTCGTCGAGGCGCGGGCCTCGGAGACGAAGTCGGAGCAGACGTTCAACGCGGCCTTCTACCAGTACCAGCGGGCCCTGGCGCGGCTGGAGTACGCCGTCGGCGGCCCCCTGCCCGTCTCCGCGGAGCCGATCCCGGCCGCGGCGCCCGTCGAGACCGGCCCGGACCGGGCCCCCGCGCCGCCCCCGGCGAGTCGCCGTTCCGCTCCCGCCCCGGCGGCGGCCTCCCCGGCCTCCCCGACGCGCCCTCGTTCACCCTGCCGTCGACCGAGCCGGCCCCCACGACCCCCGCGCCGACGAGCCCCACGCGCGGCCCCCAGCCCGCCGGCGAGCCCGGCCTGTTCGGGCCGCCGTCGTCGCTCGCCCGGCCGCCCTACGAGTCGAACTCGCCCTACGGGACCAGGCCCTGAGCCCGAGGGGGGCGCCGGCCGGGCTCACCCGCGACGCGGCCCCGGGGCGTGGGGCGGCAGGGGCTCAAGAAGCCAGGCGAGGACGAGCGCCCCGAGCATCACCAGGGCGATCATCTGGAGCACCGACTGA
- a CDS encoding glycosyl hydrolase produces the protein MNPPRHARMSAALVAAVSIAITTVDAMADEPLAKRFAESPRSTRVLKIIHNWPDRPEDQDALIERLKAQGFGGVVSNVAFDDYLESEAKWAAFRRGVEKAREAGFTQWLYDEKGYPSGNAGGLVLRDDPEWEASGLLIAEARTEGPPVPLTPPPGELVLASAFPEREGRLDWAAKVDLADAVRDGRDAWTPPAAGAWRVLLVTKSRLFDGTHADSNLFSHVPYPNLLSPEPTKKFLKLTYQAYFDRLGTDLGKTFEATFTDEPSLMSFFLKPMPYRVLPWAPALPREFRERRGYELEPFVADLIVDAGPDAARHRHDFWLTVAELISENYFGQIQTWCRNHGIPSGGHLLLEEPIASHVANYGDLFRCLRRMDAPSIDCLTSIPAEAPWFVARLAASAAELEGRTLVMSETSDHVQQHRPKGDDRPRRVVTEAEIRGTIHRLMLGGVNCITSYYRFDGLDDDALRRLNAHVGRAGLMIRGGNQVADVAVVYPIESLWARFQPSRHMTRDADAANRIETIYREALDRLFRARRDPTILDARALAESTVEGDALVHGSLRWRVVVLPGVDTLPTAAWAKLEEFVEAGGVVVAIGARPENSDVRFPDPAVQAAAARWVGPEASGDEPHVAANEAGGGVVALPDDSAPLLPLVIDAVLAPDVAASRRDSPLRATHRRIDDHDLYLIANDSGEAHSEAVRLPLDPGATIETWDPATGSILPAVVGDGGAVPIALGPYDAVFVRADEVRPRARARLTTGALPNVSLAKISLPDPIVGRGEFVREATEVRDGAWTFRATLTKGAVDTHLFAAFPFPSPLDLASADSLVVDATIPPGQRAATQLLVVVREADGGDFLASTSRSLGTPGSARVFVPWSSFAKAGWSHVGDEVLDPSRVAEIRVGWGGYFGTEGETVTFQLHGVETATVGAK, from the coding sequence ATGAATCCCCCCCGTCACGCGCGGATGTCCGCGGCCCTCGTCGCGGCGGTTTCGATCGCGATCACAACCGTCGATGCGATGGCGGACGAGCCGCTGGCGAAGCGATTCGCGGAGTCTCCCCGATCGACTCGCGTCCTCAAAATCATCCACAACTGGCCGGACCGCCCCGAGGACCAGGACGCGCTCATCGAGCGGCTGAAGGCCCAGGGGTTCGGGGGCGTCGTCTCCAACGTCGCGTTCGACGACTACCTGGAGAGCGAGGCCAAATGGGCCGCCTTCCGGCGAGGGGTCGAGAAGGCTCGCGAGGCGGGCTTCACGCAGTGGCTCTACGACGAGAAGGGTTATCCTTCGGGCAACGCCGGGGGCCTCGTGCTCCGAGACGATCCCGAGTGGGAGGCGAGCGGCCTCCTGATCGCCGAGGCTCGCACCGAAGGCCCGCCCGTCCCGCTCACCCCGCCGCCGGGCGAGTTGGTCCTCGCCTCGGCCTTCCCCGAGCGCGAAGGCCGCCTCGACTGGGCCGCGAAGGTCGACCTCGCCGACGCCGTCCGCGACGGCCGCGACGCCTGGACGCCCCCCGCCGCCGGGGCCTGGCGGGTCCTGCTGGTCACGAAAAGCCGCCTGTTCGACGGCACCCACGCCGACTCCAACCTCTTCAGCCACGTCCCGTACCCGAACCTGCTCAGCCCCGAGCCGACGAAGAAATTCCTGAAACTGACCTATCAGGCGTACTTCGATCGCCTGGGGACCGACCTGGGCAAGACCTTCGAGGCGACCTTCACCGACGAACCGTCGCTGATGAGCTTCTTCCTCAAGCCGATGCCCTATCGGGTCTTGCCCTGGGCGCCGGCCTTGCCGCGCGAGTTCCGCGAGCGCCGGGGTTACGAGTTGGAGCCATTCGTCGCCGACCTGATCGTCGACGCCGGGCCGGACGCCGCCCGCCATCGCCACGACTTCTGGCTGACGGTCGCCGAGTTGATCTCGGAGAATTATTTCGGCCAGATCCAGACATGGTGTCGCAATCACGGCATCCCTTCGGGCGGGCACCTGCTGCTGGAGGAGCCGATCGCCTCGCACGTCGCGAACTACGGCGACCTCTTCCGCTGCCTCCGCCGGATGGATGCGCCGAGCATCGACTGCCTGACGAGCATCCCGGCCGAGGCCCCCTGGTTCGTCGCCCGGCTGGCCGCGAGCGCCGCCGAACTGGAGGGGCGTACGCTGGTGATGTCCGAGACCTCGGACCACGTCCAGCAGCACCGGCCGAAGGGGGACGACCGTCCCCGCCGGGTCGTGACCGAGGCCGAGATCCGAGGGACGATCCACCGCCTGATGCTCGGCGGCGTGAATTGCATCACCAGCTATTACCGCTTCGACGGCCTGGACGACGACGCGCTTCGCCGGCTCAACGCCCACGTCGGACGGGCCGGGCTGATGATCCGGGGCGGGAACCAGGTCGCCGACGTGGCCGTCGTCTACCCGATCGAGTCGCTCTGGGCGAGGTTCCAACCGTCGCGGCACATGACCCGCGACGCCGACGCCGCGAATCGGATCGAGACGATCTACCGCGAGGCCCTGGACCGGCTGTTCCGCGCCCGCCGCGACCCGACCATCCTCGACGCCCGCGCGCTGGCCGAGTCGACCGTCGAGGGGGACGCGCTGGTCCACGGCTCGCTGCGGTGGCGGGTCGTCGTACTGCCGGGCGTGGACACTTTGCCGACGGCGGCCTGGGCGAAGCTCGAAGAGTTCGTCGAGGCCGGCGGCGTGGTCGTGGCGATCGGCGCGCGGCCCGAGAACAGCGACGTCCGCTTCCCCGACCCGGCCGTCCAGGCGGCGGCCGCGCGGTGGGTCGGCCCCGAAGCCTCGGGCGACGAACCCCACGTCGCGGCGAACGAAGCCGGGGGCGGTGTCGTGGCGCTCCCCGACGATTCGGCCCCGCTCCTGCCCCTGGTGATCGACGCCGTCCTCGCGCCCGACGTCGCGGCCTCCCGGCGCGATTCGCCCCTGCGGGCCACCCATCGACGGATCGACGACCATGATCTGTACCTGATCGCCAACGATTCCGGCGAGGCCCACTCCGAGGCCGTCCGACTCCCCCTCGATCCCGGCGCGACGATCGAGACGTGGGACCCGGCGACCGGCTCCATCCTCCCGGCCGTCGTCGGCGACGGCGGCGCGGTCCCGATCGCGCTGGGGCCGTACGACGCGGTATTCGTCCGCGCGGACGAGGTCCGACCTCGCGCCCGCGCCCGGCTCACGACCGGGGCCCTGCCGAACGTCTCGCTCGCGAAGATTTCGCTCCCCGACCCGATCGTCGGTCGCGGCGAGTTCGTCCGCGAGGCGACCGAGGTCCGCGACGGCGCGTGGACCTTCCGCGCGACGCTGACGAAGGGGGCGGTCGACACGCACCTGTTCGCCGCCTTCCCCTTCCCCTCGCCGCTCGATCTCGCCTCGGCCGACAGCCTGGTCGTCGACGCGACCATCCCGCCCGGCCAGCGCGCGGCGACGCAACTCCTGGTGGTCGTGCGCGAGGCCGACGGGGGCGACTTCCTCGCCTCGACCTCGCGCTCGCTGGGCACCCCCGGCTCCGCTCGCGTCTTCGTCCCCTGGTCCAGCTTCGCCAAGGCCGGCTGGTCCCATGTCGGCGACGAGGTCCTGGACCCCTCCCGCGTCGCCGAGATCCGCGTCGGCTGGGGCGGCTACTTCGGAACCGAAGGCGAAACCGTCACCTTCCAGCTCCACGGCGTCGAGACGGCGACCGTGGGCGCGAAGTAG
- a CDS encoding HlyD family secretion protein, whose amino-acid sequence MSEEGGNGGESPQPEKPGPTVTTAAPTPPPPRAAAAASPLALDLDDESAAELAERLPRMRQVASEHRRVARWGIWAVGAVGIVVGAVVLGQFAYYRFTMSMTNDAFLESHIVHLAFQESGVVARVHVEERDAVKAGQILAEIDMVPLTRVVDEAVARRRAAEAMLEYEKATLERLVQEHPRRVAVAQKEEASAEAAVAEAEALLKMTTIDVDKAVNEAKADTAALLAALVNAKEEHDRESALFAREATTERRLQDATRVLRAAQAKVDAGQAKVERAEADRAQVEIARRALDQRLRAKEKAEESVRLAELGDLEIEVQKRQVLLRAEEVAEAERAEATAKTRRQNARIVAPFDGVVVRRYRNPGDHAPLGSPVLSMYDPELVYVTAYLEEDRLEGVAPGNDVSIWADAFPDKLRGRVVWIGQATGANFSLLPRDVTAGEFTKVTQRVPVRIAVERGPRWGQLRPGLSVTVAISHVPGDVEWARQEAERQRTRGELGVSPTSIPETAAEVAAPRSTPEEARP is encoded by the coding sequence ATGAGCGAGGAAGGCGGGAACGGCGGAGAATCGCCCCAACCCGAGAAACCAGGCCCGACGGTCACCACCGCGGCCCCGACGCCTCCCCCTCCCCGCGCGGCGGCGGCCGCCTCCCCCCTGGCGCTGGACCTCGACGACGAGTCGGCGGCCGAGCTGGCGGAGAGGTTGCCTCGGATGCGGCAGGTGGCGTCGGAGCATCGCCGAGTGGCCCGGTGGGGGATCTGGGCCGTCGGGGCGGTCGGGATCGTGGTGGGCGCCGTGGTGCTCGGCCAGTTCGCGTACTACCGCTTCACGATGTCGATGACGAACGACGCATTCCTGGAATCGCACATCGTCCATCTGGCGTTCCAGGAGAGCGGTGTGGTGGCCAGGGTCCACGTCGAGGAGCGCGACGCGGTCAAGGCGGGCCAGATCCTCGCCGAGATCGACATGGTCCCGCTGACCCGCGTGGTCGACGAGGCCGTCGCGCGGCGCAGGGCCGCCGAGGCCATGCTGGAGTATGAGAAGGCGACGCTCGAACGGCTGGTGCAGGAACACCCCCGCCGCGTGGCCGTCGCCCAGAAAGAGGAGGCGTCGGCCGAGGCCGCCGTCGCCGAGGCCGAGGCGCTTTTGAAGATGACGACGATCGACGTCGACAAGGCCGTCAACGAGGCCAAGGCCGACACCGCGGCCCTCCTGGCGGCCCTGGTCAACGCGAAGGAGGAGCACGATCGCGAGTCGGCGCTCTTCGCCAGGGAGGCGACCACCGAGCGCCGGCTCCAGGACGCGACGCGGGTCCTGCGGGCCGCCCAGGCCAAGGTGGACGCGGGCCAGGCGAAGGTCGAGCGGGCCGAGGCCGACCGCGCGCAGGTCGAGATCGCCCGGCGGGCGCTCGACCAGCGGCTGCGGGCGAAGGAAAAGGCCGAGGAGTCGGTCCGGCTGGCCGAGTTGGGGGACCTGGAGATCGAGGTCCAGAAGCGTCAGGTCCTGCTCCGGGCGGAGGAGGTGGCCGAGGCCGAGCGGGCCGAAGCGACCGCCAAGACCAGGCGGCAGAACGCGCGGATCGTCGCCCCGTTCGACGGCGTGGTCGTCCGTCGCTACCGCAACCCGGGCGACCACGCGCCGCTGGGCTCGCCGGTCCTGAGCATGTACGACCCGGAGCTGGTGTACGTCACGGCCTACCTGGAGGAGGACCGGCTGGAGGGGGTCGCGCCGGGCAACGACGTGAGCATCTGGGCGGACGCCTTCCCGGACAAGCTCCGGGGTCGGGTCGTCTGGATCGGCCAGGCCACCGGCGCGAACTTCTCGCTATTGCCGCGCGACGTCACGGCCGGCGAGTTCACCAAGGTCACTCAGCGGGTGCCGGTGCGGATCGCCGTCGAGCGCGGCCCGCGGTGGGGGCAGCTCCGGCCGGGCCTGTCGGTCACGGTGGCCATCTCGCACGTCCCCGGCGACGTCGAATGGGCGCGCCAGGAGGCGGAGCGCCAGCGGACCCGCGGCGAGCTCGGCGTCAGCCCGACCTCGATCCCCGAGACGGCCGCCGAGGTCGCCGCGCCGAGGTCGACGCCCGAGGAGGCCCGGCCATGA
- a CDS encoding MFS transporter, translating into MTSPSEGGAPRLANRSLDPVLPDVRSWHGVQRRELVFLAMMPALLVCGMSSTFTDLARPFVMTELASDRYRYQWVPACTLLGSVAGMSLIAWARNHFGLKNTYVAGLVVFMFGSLACATAPNMELLGAARFVQSFGNGLVVTTVLAVFWREFPDHRDGAIAAYVLGLYFGRIIAPSVAGYLINAPSWRSIFYFIVPIVGICAVLNFHLLQPDEPRDEELEPFDFEGLVLLLSFVICLEFGLFRFQKWGWWTADEFWMVAGLGGGLFAWFLAHEWTCPHPLLDLRLFRRRRFTLSVAIKAMCDMTFFSVISILVRYMSVTRDYERLTTGLVLVPGVLAMSTALALTSWLGRRSDRKARLIAGVCGLIVGTWLLSSIDLYTDKFWTGLYVMFWAASAGMVASPLICISQEEMTPAQIASSAGIKNLMLVLPAFVGGNVASILIERRGDAHFDAMRQSMLPNRPPTEDVLRRVVDYFTLHGLDPIEAAEQARRLLGRYTHAHATVYAYQSVLQMIALVMLGALVLAWLLEPLPPHAPGPRRG; encoded by the coding sequence ATGACGAGTCCCTCGGAGGGGGGGGCGCCGCGGCTCGCCAACCGCTCGCTCGACCCCGTGCTGCCCGACGTCCGCTCCTGGCACGGCGTCCAGCGCCGGGAGCTGGTGTTCCTGGCGATGATGCCCGCGCTCCTGGTGTGCGGGATGTCCTCGACGTTCACCGACCTGGCCCGGCCGTTCGTCATGACCGAGCTGGCGTCGGACCGCTATCGCTACCAGTGGGTGCCGGCCTGCACGCTGCTGGGCTCGGTCGCCGGGATGTCGCTCATCGCCTGGGCCCGCAACCATTTCGGGCTCAAGAACACCTACGTGGCCGGGCTGGTCGTCTTTATGTTCGGCAGCCTGGCCTGCGCGACGGCGCCGAACATGGAGCTGCTGGGAGCGGCCCGGTTCGTCCAGAGCTTCGGCAACGGCCTGGTCGTGACGACCGTCCTGGCGGTCTTCTGGCGGGAGTTCCCCGACCACCGCGACGGCGCCATCGCCGCCTACGTCCTGGGCCTGTACTTCGGACGGATCATCGCGCCCAGCGTCGCCGGCTACCTGATCAACGCCCCGTCCTGGCGGTCGATCTTCTACTTCATCGTCCCGATCGTCGGCATCTGCGCCGTGCTGAACTTCCACCTGCTCCAGCCCGACGAGCCCCGCGACGAGGAGCTCGAGCCGTTCGACTTCGAGGGGCTCGTCCTGCTGCTCTCCTTCGTGATCTGCCTGGAGTTCGGCCTCTTCCGGTTCCAGAAGTGGGGCTGGTGGACGGCCGACGAGTTCTGGATGGTCGCCGGCCTGGGAGGGGGGTTGTTCGCCTGGTTCCTGGCCCACGAATGGACGTGCCCGCACCCGCTCCTGGACCTCCGCCTGTTCCGGCGGCGGCGGTTCACCCTGTCGGTCGCGATCAAGGCGATGTGCGACATGACGTTCTTCAGCGTGATCTCGATCCTGGTCCGCTACATGTCGGTGACCCGGGACTACGAGCGGCTGACGACCGGCCTGGTGCTCGTGCCGGGGGTGCTGGCGATGTCGACGGCCCTGGCCCTGACGTCGTGGCTGGGGCGTCGGTCCGACCGCAAGGCCCGGCTGATCGCCGGCGTGTGCGGGCTGATCGTGGGCACCTGGCTGCTCTCGTCGATCGACCTGTACACGGACAAGTTCTGGACGGGCCTCTACGTCATGTTTTGGGCGGCGTCGGCGGGAATGGTGGCCTCGCCCTTGATCTGCATCTCGCAGGAGGAGATGACTCCGGCCCAGATCGCGTCGTCGGCGGGGATCAAGAACCTGATGCTGGTCCTGCCGGCGTTCGTGGGCGGGAACGTCGCATCGATCCTCATCGAGCGCCGGGGGGACGCCCACTTCGACGCCATGCGCCAGAGCATGCTGCCGAACCGTCCCCCGACCGAGGACGTCCTCCGCCGGGTGGTCGACTATTTCACGCTCCACGGCCTGGACCCGATCGAGGCCGCGGAGCAAGCGAGGCGCCTGCTGGGCCGCTACACCCACGCCCACGCCACGGTCTACGCATATCAGTCGGTGCTCCAGATGATCGCCCTGGTGATGCTCGGGGCGCTCGTCCTCGCCTGGCTTCTTGAGCCCCTGCCGCCCCACGCCCCGGGGCCGCGTCGCGGGTGA